A stretch of the Acyrthosiphon pisum isolate AL4f chromosome A2, pea_aphid_22Mar2018_4r6ur, whole genome shotgun sequence genome encodes the following:
- the LOC100160487 gene encoding uncharacterized protein LOC100160487, with protein sequence MTSASSTSARSLFGDSKNLLSERVKLNINNMSSVIKQIHRSSKSHEMLNQTVKSLAFLESNIDRTEHNLNQLRNVSTNFNQQYGEFKRSIQLIEEVKEHVQTMQR encoded by the coding sequence atgacGTCAGCTTCCAGCACAAGTGCTAGATCCCTTTTTGGCGATTCCAAAAATTTGTTGAGTGAACGGGTAaagttaaacattaataatatgtcatcaGTTATCAAGCAAATCCACAGAAGTTCCAAGAGTCATGAAATGTTAAATCAAACGGTAAAAAGTCTCGCATTCCTTGAATCTAATATTGACCGTACTGAgcataatttaaatcaattgagAAACGTTTCTACCAATTTCAACCAACAATATGGGGAATTCAAAAGATCCATACAACTTATTGAAGAAGTAAAGGAACATGTACAAACTATGCAaagataa
- the LOC100161842 gene encoding 46 kDa FK506-binding nuclear protein: MWSIVMEPGKKYSTVVENTFHLSMATLDLESVKKADDVHTVYVETDDNPRVILCHLSKASKLYQCRLDHIFPRGTDLKFVTSATANIHMTGYLDLNEDDELYSDLESESEEEGTQIEKPVQEKGNKRKSEDNVSKKNKSIKLDESNQSDEDSDDENDSDEIMDFEDDSDEDGLKLSDLVSDDDEDEEDDDDEDDEDDDDEDEEDSGDESEDVPVLTKKTKELQKTPKKQLNGNDQKSPKQEQKTPKGQEKTPKGQKTTMPKTPDANQTLINGSTESSKKKKNKEPKTPLSALKTKPDTPLPKDKQNQQQKLNGGVIINDLKVGDGAVAKPGKNVKVYYIGRLKSTGKVFDSMQKGPGFTFGLQRGEVIKGWDIGIAGMKVGGKRKVICPPNMAYGAKGSPPEIPPNSTLVFDVELKHVN, translated from the exons ATGTGGA GCATAGTAATGGAACCTGGGAAAAAATACAGCACGGTTGTCGAGAACACATTCCATCTGTCTATGGCTACACTTGATTTAGAATCTGTTAAAAAGG CTGATGATGTACATACTGTATATGTCGAAACTGATGATAACCCACGTGTAATCCTTTGTCACTTGTCTAAAGCATCAAAACTGTACCAATGCCGATTGGACCATATTTTCCCACGAGGAACAGATTTAAAGTTTGTTACATCAGCCACTGCTAATATACATATGacag gatACTTAGACTTAAACGAAGATGATGAATTATATTCTGATTTAGAAAGTGAATCTGAAGAAGAAGGAACACAAATTGAAAAGCCAGTGCAAGAAAAag GCAATAAACGTAAATCTGAAGataatgtttctaaaaaaaataaatctattaaattagATGAGAGTAATCAGTCTGACGAAGATAGTGACGATGAGAATGACTCTGATGAAATTATGGATTTTGAAGATGACAGCGATGAAGATGGATTAAAAT taaGTGATTTGGTTAGtgatgatgatgaagatgaagaAGATGACGATGATGAAGATGATGAGGATGATGATGACGAAGATGAGGAAGATAGTGGTGATGAATCTGAAGATGTACCAGTATTGACCAAGAAAACGAAAGAACTACAAAAAACtccaaaaaaacaattgaatggAAATGATCAAAAGTCTCCTAAACAAGAACAGAAAACCCCTAAAGGTCAAGAAAAGACACCTAAAGGTCAAAAGACTACAATGCCCAAAACGCCTGACGCCAATCAAACattgataaat ggtTCAACGGAAAgtagtaaaaaaaagaaaaataaggaACCTAAGACCCCACTCAGTGCATTAAAGACTAAACCAGATACTCCGTTGCCCAAAGATAAACAAAATCAACAACAAAAGTTAAATGGTGGAGTTATCATTAATGATCTCAAAGTTGGTGATGGCGCTGTTGCAAAACCaggaaaaaat gttaAAGTGTATTATATTGGCCGTCTGAAATCCACTGGTAAAGTTTTTGATTCGATGCAGAAAGGGCCTGGATTCACATTCGGATTACAACGTGGTGAAGTTATTAAAGGTTGGGATATTGGTATTGCTGGTATGAAAGTTGGAGGCAAAAGAAAAGTTATATGTCCACCAAATATGGC